In Yersinia enterocolitica subsp. enterocolitica, one DNA window encodes the following:
- the lptD gene encoding LPS assembly protein LptD yields the protein MKKRFPTLLATLIWTALYSQHTLADLAEQCMLGVPTYDQPLVTGDPNQLPVRINADKTEANYPDNALFTGNVIVQQGNSTLTANQVELTQVQKPGEAIPVRTVTATGDVNYDDPQIKLKGPKGWSNLNTKDTDMDKGKYQMVGRQGRGDADLMKLRGQNRYTILENGTFTSCLPGDNSWSVVGSEVIHDREEQVAEIWNARFKIGKVPVFYSPYMQLPVGDKRRSGFLIPNAKYTSNNGLEFMLPYYWNIAPNFDATITPHYMERRGLQWQNEFRYLLAPGSGTMALDWLPSDRLYHGTDGTEKDPTRWLYYWGHSGVMDKVWRFNVNYTRVSDPDYFTDLTSQYGSTTDGYATQIFSIGYANQNWDATLASKQFQVFTTGGNNNAYRAQPQLDMNYYKNDIGPFDLHVYGQAAKFTSVNPENPKADRFHIEPSINLPLSNGWGSLNTEAKLLATHYQQDIPNGFASNYKNQNGQDATVPNLKDSVNRVIPQFKVDGKVVFDRPMDWSEGFTQTLEPRVQYLYVPYRNQDDIYIYDTTLMQSDYSGLFRDRTYSGLDRIASANQVSTGLTSRIYDDELVERFNVSVGQIYYFSRSRTGNSETIDNSDDTGSLVWAGDTFWRINDQLGLKGGAQYDTRLGSLTLGNAVMEYRKDAERMIQLNYRYASPEYIQAAVPNVKSPGYQQGISQIGTTASWPIADRWALVGAYYYDTKANQPASQLVGVQYNTCCWAINLGYERKITGWNNQNETSKYDNKVSFNIELRGLSSDHSLGTAQMLGSGILPYQSAF from the coding sequence ATGAAAAAAAGATTCCCAACACTGCTGGCCACATTGATATGGACGGCACTATATAGCCAGCACACTCTGGCTGACCTTGCCGAGCAATGCATGCTTGGCGTACCTACCTACGACCAACCTTTGGTCACAGGCGATCCGAATCAGCTACCGGTTCGTATAAATGCGGATAAAACCGAAGCCAATTACCCGGACAACGCCCTGTTTACCGGCAATGTTATTGTCCAGCAAGGTAATAGCACGTTAACGGCCAATCAGGTGGAACTGACACAGGTACAAAAACCCGGCGAAGCTATCCCGGTTCGTACCGTAACAGCCACTGGCGACGTTAACTACGACGATCCGCAAATCAAGCTTAAAGGCCCGAAAGGCTGGTCAAACTTGAATACCAAAGACACTGATATGGATAAAGGCAAATATCAGATGGTCGGTCGTCAAGGCCGTGGTGATGCAGATTTAATGAAATTACGTGGTCAGAACCGCTATACCATTTTAGAAAATGGGACATTCACCTCTTGTCTGCCGGGTGATAATAGCTGGAGTGTGGTCGGTTCAGAGGTTATTCATGACCGCGAAGAACAAGTCGCAGAGATCTGGAATGCCCGCTTTAAAATCGGCAAAGTACCGGTGTTCTACAGCCCGTATATGCAATTACCGGTGGGTGATAAACGCCGATCTGGTTTCCTGATCCCTAATGCGAAATATACCAGTAATAACGGCTTGGAATTCATGCTGCCATATTACTGGAACATTGCGCCAAACTTCGATGCCACCATTACCCCTCATTACATGGAGCGGCGTGGTTTACAGTGGCAAAATGAGTTCCGTTATTTGTTGGCTCCCGGTTCCGGTACCATGGCATTGGATTGGCTGCCGAGTGACCGCTTATATCACGGCACTGATGGTACAGAAAAAGACCCCACTCGCTGGTTGTACTACTGGGGCCACTCTGGTGTGATGGATAAAGTTTGGCGTTTCAATGTCAACTACACCCGTGTCAGTGATCCCGATTACTTTACCGACTTAACATCGCAGTACGGCTCAACCACTGACGGCTATGCCACACAAATCTTCAGTATCGGTTATGCTAACCAGAACTGGGACGCCACTCTGGCGTCTAAACAGTTCCAGGTGTTTACGACCGGCGGTAACAATAATGCTTACCGTGCTCAGCCACAGCTGGACATGAACTACTATAAAAATGATATTGGTCCGTTTGATCTGCATGTTTATGGTCAGGCCGCCAAGTTCACCAGTGTTAATCCGGAAAACCCGAAAGCTGATCGTTTCCATATCGAACCATCAATTAACCTGCCTTTGTCCAACGGATGGGGTAGCTTAAATACCGAAGCTAAATTACTGGCAACACATTACCAACAAGATATTCCAAACGGTTTTGCCAGTAATTACAAAAACCAAAATGGTCAGGATGCGACGGTTCCAAACCTAAAAGATTCGGTTAACCGGGTGATACCGCAATTTAAAGTGGATGGCAAGGTGGTCTTTGACCGGCCAATGGATTGGAGTGAGGGCTTTACTCAAACTCTCGAACCACGCGTACAATATCTCTACGTTCCGTATCGGAATCAGGATGATATCTATATTTACGATACCACGTTGATGCAGTCGGACTACTCAGGTCTGTTCCGTGACCGTACTTATAGTGGTCTGGATCGTATAGCTTCAGCCAATCAAGTGTCGACCGGTTTAACTTCTCGCATTTATGATGATGAGCTGGTTGAACGTTTTAACGTTTCAGTGGGTCAAATCTATTACTTTAGCCGTTCGCGGACGGGTAATAGTGAAACCATTGATAACAGTGATGATACTGGTAGCCTGGTTTGGGCTGGGGATACATTCTGGCGTATTAACGATCAACTGGGCCTGAAAGGCGGGGCGCAGTATGATACCCGCTTGGGGAGTTTGACCCTCGGCAATGCAGTAATGGAGTATAGGAAAGACGCCGAGCGGATGATTCAATTGAATTATCGCTATGCCAGCCCTGAATATATTCAAGCGGCAGTGCCAAACGTGAAAAGCCCAGGTTACCAACAGGGTATTTCTCAGATTGGTACCACCGCCAGTTGGCCGATTGCAGACCGCTGGGCATTGGTTGGTGCGTATTACTACGATACCAAAGCCAATCAGCCTGCCAGTCAATTGGTTGGCGTACAATATAATACTTGTTGTTGGGCAATTAACTTAGGTTATGAACGGAAAATCACTGGTTGGAACAACCAAAATGAAACCAGTAAGTATGACAACAAAGTCAGCTTTAACATCGAATTACGTGGTCTGAGCAGCGACCATAGCCTGGGTACTGCGCAAATGCTTGGCTCAGGTATACTGCCTTATCAAAGTGCATTCTGA
- the djlA gene encoding co-chaperone DjlA, with protein MQYWGKLLGLILGFLSGGVWGAILGLLVGHMVDRARSTKRRGFFADQQTRQLIFFRTTFQVMGHLTKAKGRVTEVDIQLASQLMDRMQLHGEARTAAQQAFREGKESGFPLRERLQELRGVCFGRFDLIRMFLEIQLQAAFADGSLHPNERQVLYVIAEELGISRGQFDQFLSMIEGGRQFGGGAWHGQQGGYSQGGYQQTSNGPTLEDACKVLGVSSTDDSVTIKRAYRKLMGEHHPDKLVAKGLPPEMMEMAKQKAQEIQAAYDLIKREKGFK; from the coding sequence ATGCAGTATTGGGGAAAACTGCTCGGTCTAATACTGGGATTTCTGTCCGGTGGAGTCTGGGGTGCGATACTTGGGTTGCTTGTTGGCCATATGGTCGACAGGGCGCGTAGCACAAAGCGCCGCGGCTTCTTTGCCGATCAACAAACACGACAATTAATTTTTTTCCGCACCACTTTTCAGGTCATGGGACATTTAACCAAGGCTAAAGGTCGGGTAACGGAGGTTGATATTCAACTCGCCAGCCAATTGATGGATAGAATGCAATTGCATGGCGAAGCTCGAACCGCGGCACAGCAAGCATTTCGTGAGGGGAAAGAGAGTGGTTTCCCATTACGTGAGCGGTTGCAGGAATTACGCGGAGTTTGCTTTGGGCGTTTTGATTTAATTCGGATGTTTCTGGAAATCCAGTTGCAGGCCGCATTTGCTGATGGCTCATTGCATCCTAATGAACGGCAAGTGTTGTATGTCATTGCTGAAGAGTTAGGGATCTCCCGCGGTCAGTTCGATCAGTTCCTGAGCATGATCGAGGGCGGGCGTCAGTTTGGCGGTGGTGCCTGGCATGGTCAGCAGGGAGGATACTCTCAAGGTGGCTACCAGCAAACATCAAATGGCCCGACATTAGAGGATGCCTGCAAGGTGCTGGGGGTAAGTAGTACTGATGATAGTGTCACCATCAAACGTGCTTACCGTAAACTCATGGGGGAACATCATCCAGATAAGTTGGTGGCGAAGGGGTTGCCGCCTGAAATGATGGAGATGGCGAAGCAAAAAGCCCAAGAGATCCAGGCCGCGTATGATTTGATCAAGCGCGAAAAGGGATTCAAGTAA
- the rluA gene encoding bifunctional tRNA pseudouridine(32) synthase/23S rRNA pseudouridine(746) synthase RluA, whose protein sequence is MEPYNPPRDPWLQILYQDEHIMVVNKASGLLSVPGRAPENKDSVMTRIQADFPSAESVHRLDMATSGVIVVALTKAAERELKRQFREREPKKSYVARVWGHLAQDEGLIDLPLICDWPNRPKQKVCYETGKSSQTQYQVLSRDADGSTRVKLSPITGRSHQLRVHMLAIGHPILGDGFYAHPEAKVMASRLQLHAQELCITHPEFGTVMHFKCEPEF, encoded by the coding sequence ATGGAACCCTATAATCCCCCACGCGATCCTTGGCTACAAATCCTGTATCAGGATGAGCACATCATGGTGGTCAATAAAGCCAGTGGTTTGCTGTCCGTTCCGGGCCGCGCGCCAGAGAATAAAGATAGCGTGATGACCCGCATTCAGGCCGATTTCCCGAGCGCGGAGTCTGTGCACCGATTAGATATGGCGACCAGTGGCGTGATTGTGGTGGCGCTGACTAAAGCGGCTGAGCGTGAGTTAAAGCGGCAATTTCGTGAACGCGAGCCGAAAAAGTCTTATGTGGCGCGGGTATGGGGCCATCTGGCGCAAGATGAAGGGTTGATCGATTTGCCTTTAATTTGCGACTGGCCGAATCGGCCAAAGCAGAAAGTGTGTTATGAAACCGGTAAATCCTCGCAAACTCAGTATCAGGTGCTATCACGGGATGCTGACGGCAGTACGCGAGTTAAGTTATCCCCCATCACCGGCCGCTCACATCAGTTACGGGTACATATGCTGGCGATAGGTCACCCTATTCTTGGTGATGGCTTCTATGCCCATCCCGAGGCTAAAGTAATGGCATCCCGGTTACAGTTGCATGCGCAAGAATTATGTATTACTCATCCAGAGTTTGGGACAGTGATGCATTTTAAATGCGAGCCAGAATTTTGA